A single region of the Variovorax paradoxus genome encodes:
- the tagH gene encoding type VI secretion system-associated FHA domain protein TagH, producing the protein MRWTVIEHAGKPVTSGPSALLAAPGGTIGRSPDNHLVLPDDQRQISRLQATVRFDEQGVEVLRNMSAVLPISVNGRTLQHEEESPVADGDRVTIGSYVLEAASGHRTAAVVPVAAMMPMPSPPPAAPVRDVPVAGAMAQAPMDSLLPAAPVSDVFSDLFGAGALPIGDAQPVTVAMPPPASPLPRAEAPAPAPLPATPAAAPAFASPLAPVPPPASTRTGTSQIPSAADWDAILANAPRREKTAPEPMPDPMAHEPFELPSQARRNPVDPLSELNPHSATDMSDVALKRGVDPLSFFAADSNAPSPLSDPRPTALTHEDPLREVHPALDLLARPAAAPQGHSHSNHAREVSAQFRPPNPVAFDPPPAAKPKKAEVAAVPVQAPTPAPAPAPAVSASKPAAPPEPATPPPQPVAPPPAVVPPPVAAAVAPTVAPASPSSSSDELFRAFLEGAGVPDVAGQQPLNAEAMRRLGRLMRAFTDGTIELLSSRAMLKREVRAEITMIVDEENNPFKILPNGRAVLMQMFGARMPGFLSPEAAVHDALGDLQSHQLGMVAGMRAALLTVLKRFDPSALNDATPHDGGLGEKLLPGGREARLWRQLQKLHAETTAAVEDDFQAVFGRAFQQAYDKEMERLKEARRA; encoded by the coding sequence ATGCGTTGGACGGTGATCGAACATGCCGGCAAGCCGGTGACATCGGGCCCTTCGGCCTTGCTCGCGGCGCCGGGCGGAACCATCGGGCGCAGCCCCGACAACCACCTGGTGCTGCCCGACGATCAGCGCCAGATCTCGCGCCTGCAGGCCACTGTGCGCTTCGACGAGCAGGGCGTCGAGGTGCTTCGCAACATGAGCGCGGTGCTGCCCATCAGCGTGAACGGACGCACGCTGCAGCACGAGGAAGAATCGCCGGTGGCCGATGGCGACCGCGTCACCATCGGGAGCTATGTGCTCGAAGCGGCAAGCGGCCATCGCACGGCCGCAGTCGTACCCGTTGCAGCCATGATGCCGATGCCGTCACCACCGCCGGCGGCGCCAGTGCGCGATGTCCCCGTAGCCGGCGCGATGGCGCAAGCGCCCATGGATTCGCTGCTGCCGGCCGCGCCGGTTTCCGACGTGTTCTCCGACCTCTTCGGTGCCGGCGCGCTGCCCATCGGCGATGCGCAACCTGTCACCGTGGCAATGCCGCCGCCCGCATCGCCACTGCCGCGCGCCGAAGCCCCTGCGCCCGCGCCATTGCCGGCGACGCCTGCTGCCGCACCAGCGTTCGCTTCGCCGCTTGCACCGGTGCCGCCGCCGGCAAGCACTCGCACGGGCACCTCGCAGATTCCGTCCGCAGCCGACTGGGACGCCATCCTGGCAAATGCGCCGCGCCGCGAAAAGACTGCGCCCGAGCCCATGCCCGACCCCATGGCGCACGAACCATTCGAGCTGCCTTCGCAGGCGCGCAGGAACCCGGTCGATCCGCTCTCCGAGCTGAACCCTCACTCGGCCACCGACATGTCCGACGTGGCGCTGAAGCGCGGCGTGGACCCGCTCTCTTTCTTTGCCGCCGACAGCAACGCGCCCTCGCCGCTTTCCGATCCGCGCCCGACCGCGCTGACCCACGAAGACCCGCTGCGCGAGGTGCATCCTGCGCTCGACCTGCTGGCCAGGCCGGCCGCCGCGCCGCAAGGGCACAGCCATTCGAACCATGCGCGGGAAGTGTCCGCGCAGTTCAGGCCGCCGAACCCGGTGGCCTTCGATCCGCCGCCTGCGGCGAAGCCGAAGAAGGCGGAAGTGGCTGCAGTGCCGGTGCAGGCACCGACACCAGCACCAGCACCAGCACCAGCAGTATCGGCATCGAAACCTGCTGCACCGCCTGAGCCAGCGACGCCGCCGCCCCAGCCTGTTGCTCCTCCGCCGGCTGTCGTCCCCCCGCCGGTGGCCGCCGCGGTGGCACCGACGGTAGCGCCCGCCTCGCCGTCATCCTCATCGGACGAACTCTTCAGGGCCTTTCTCGAAGGCGCCGGCGTACCCGACGTCGCGGGCCAGCAGCCGCTGAACGCCGAAGCCATGCGGCGACTCGGCCGGCTCATGCGCGCGTTCACCGACGGGACCATAGAGCTGCTCTCGTCGCGCGCCATGCTCAAGCGCGAAGTGCGTGCCGAGATCACGATGATCGTCGACGAGGAAAACAACCCGTTCAAGATTCTTCCCAACGGACGCGCGGTGCTCATGCAGATGTTCGGCGCGCGCATGCCCGGCTTCCTGTCGCCCGAAGCCGCCGTGCACGACGCGCTCGGCGACCTGCAGTCGCACCAGCTCGGCATGGTGGCCGGCATGCGCGCCGCGCTGCTCACCGTGCTCAAGCGCTTCGACCCCAGCGCGCTGAACGACGCCACGCCGCACGACGGCGGCCTCGGCGAAAAGCTGCTGCCCGGCGGCCGCGAGGCACGCCTATGGCGCCAGTTGCAGAAGCTGCATGCGGAAACCACGGCGGCCGTCGAGGACGACTTCCAGGCCGTCTTCGGCCGCGCCTTCCAGCAGGCCTACGACAAGGAAATGGAACGACTGAAGGAGGCACGCCGTGCTTGA
- a CDS encoding TssQ family T6SS-associated lipoprotein produces the protein MKSCLPALALTLFLAAGCTTTPPPEPQPERLSQQVARTTLERAQQAYDEGDYAKAVTTLKSGGVSVFDAAEPGTRLDAMKLEAFSYCVSNQVAECRTQFRKLLDAFPNFDLSVAERKHPVWGPAFEAAKRMKR, from the coding sequence TTGAAGTCATGTCTGCCTGCTTTGGCGCTCACCTTATTTCTTGCTGCCGGTTGCACCACCACGCCTCCGCCCGAACCGCAACCCGAGCGCCTGAGCCAGCAAGTGGCGCGCACCACGCTCGAACGCGCGCAGCAGGCGTATGACGAAGGCGACTACGCCAAGGCCGTCACCACACTGAAGAGCGGCGGCGTTTCGGTGTTCGATGCGGCGGAGCCCGGCACGCGGCTCGACGCGATGAAGCTCGAGGCGTTCAGCTACTGCGTGTCCAACCAGGTGGCCGAGTGCCGCACGCAGTTCCGCAAGTTGCTCGATGCCTTTCCCAACTTCGACCTGAGCGTTGCCGAACGCAAGCACCCGGTGTGGGGCCCCGCGTTCGAGGCTGCCAAGCGGATGAAGCGTTGA
- the tssJ gene encoding type VI secretion system lipoprotein TssJ translates to MHRRTLLQGALATAPLFGGLSGCASTAKSLPTPYAVTIRIDDGVNPDGRGQPAPILVKVFELKSSGNFETADYFALQDRDRETLLTELVNADQAIMRSGEERVFKREAGLDSRAIGIIAGYRKLEASRWRIVLPLKEPKQTNLYKVWQFSPSEQSVRIAIRKTGIELLPSR, encoded by the coding sequence ATGCATCGACGAACCTTGCTTCAAGGCGCACTTGCAACCGCACCGTTGTTTGGTGGCCTCAGTGGGTGCGCATCGACTGCGAAGTCATTGCCCACACCTTATGCAGTCACCATTCGCATCGACGATGGCGTCAACCCCGACGGACGCGGCCAGCCGGCGCCGATTCTCGTCAAAGTCTTCGAACTGAAATCTTCCGGTAACTTCGAGACGGCAGACTACTTTGCACTACAGGACCGCGATCGCGAAACGCTTCTGACGGAGCTCGTGAACGCCGACCAGGCCATCATGCGCAGCGGCGAAGAGCGTGTCTTCAAGCGGGAAGCAGGGCTCGACTCGCGTGCCATCGGCATCATCGCCGGCTATCGCAAGCTGGAGGCTTCACGCTGGCGCATCGTCTTGCCGCTCAAGGAGCCGAAGCAAACCAATCTCTACAAGGTGTGGCAGTTTTCGCCGAGCGAGCAAAGCGTGCGAATCGCCATTCGCAAGACGGGCATCGAGTTACTACCAAGTCGTTAA
- the tssK gene encoding type VI secretion system baseplate subunit TssK: MVTVRNPGAGRQGAHPQALANRVVWSEGMYLRPQHFQQLERYVEQYVTRRTAGLQGAYWGWLHLDIDRDAYALGRVSLLGGAGVLPDGTPFSFGAEDAPLPYEVPSDLTDELIVLALPLRRTGSEEVIFSEDEGSAARFGVIEREVADGNAVALGPAVLQLAKPRLRLARASSLSAEWQAIGAVRVIERRTDHKLVVDANYIPPVLDASAHAMLRSMIAELHGLLTQRSEALASRLSQPGRGGVSEVSDFLLLELVNRYLATTWHAQQAVQVHPEQLFTDWLKLACHLATHTSPTRRPVVWPVYDHDNLNESIRPLMEELRRSLSAVLEQSAIAIELEERSHGVRVGRMPDPVLVRNAGFVLAVHADLPADAIQQRFPTQVKIGSVERIRDLVQLQLPGVTVRPLPVAPRQIPYNAGYHYFELDKTGDMWRQLEKSGGVAMHLAGDFPGLAMEFWAIRP, from the coding sequence TTGGTGACAGTTCGCAATCCGGGCGCTGGCAGGCAGGGCGCCCATCCGCAGGCGTTGGCGAATCGTGTGGTGTGGTCCGAAGGCATGTACCTGCGGCCTCAGCACTTCCAGCAACTGGAGCGCTATGTCGAGCAGTACGTCACTCGACGCACGGCGGGCCTGCAAGGTGCCTATTGGGGATGGCTTCACCTGGACATCGACCGCGACGCCTACGCGCTCGGGCGCGTGTCCTTGCTCGGCGGCGCGGGCGTGCTGCCCGACGGCACGCCGTTCTCGTTCGGCGCAGAAGATGCACCGCTTCCCTATGAAGTGCCGAGCGACCTGACGGACGAACTCATCGTTCTCGCATTGCCGCTGCGCCGCACCGGCAGCGAAGAAGTCATCTTCTCGGAAGACGAAGGTTCGGCGGCGCGTTTCGGCGTGATCGAGCGCGAGGTGGCCGACGGCAACGCGGTGGCGCTCGGCCCCGCGGTGCTGCAGCTCGCAAAGCCACGCCTGCGCCTGGCGCGCGCATCGTCGCTGTCGGCGGAGTGGCAGGCCATTGGCGCGGTGCGCGTCATAGAGCGCCGCACCGACCACAAGCTGGTGGTCGACGCCAACTACATTCCGCCGGTGCTCGATGCATCGGCGCACGCCATGCTGCGCAGCATGATCGCCGAGCTGCACGGCCTGCTCACGCAGCGCTCCGAAGCCTTGGCATCGCGCCTTTCGCAGCCGGGCCGCGGCGGCGTGAGCGAGGTGTCGGACTTTCTCTTGCTCGAGCTGGTCAACCGCTATCTCGCAACCACATGGCATGCGCAGCAGGCGGTGCAGGTGCACCCCGAGCAGCTGTTCACCGATTGGCTCAAGCTGGCCTGCCATCTCGCCACGCACACCTCGCCCACGCGGCGCCCGGTGGTGTGGCCGGTGTACGACCACGACAACCTCAACGAGAGCATCCGTCCGCTGATGGAAGAGCTGCGGCGCTCGCTGTCGGCGGTGCTCGAGCAGAGCGCCATCGCCATCGAGCTCGAAGAGCGCAGCCACGGCGTGCGCGTGGGCCGCATGCCCGACCCCGTGCTGGTGCGCAACGCGGGCTTCGTGCTCGCAGTGCATGCGGACTTGCCCGCCGATGCCATCCAGCAGCGCTTTCCCACGCAGGTCAAGATCGGTTCGGTCGAGCGCATTCGCGACCTGGTGCAGCTGCAACTGCCCGGTGTCACGGTTCGTCCGCTGCCGGTGGCGCCGCGGCAGATTCCATACAACGCGGGCTACCACTATTTCGAGCTCGACAAGACCGGCGACATGTGGCGCCAGCTCGAAAAATCGGGCGGCGTAGCAATGCACCTGGCCGGTGACTTTCCAGGTCTGGCCATGGAGTTCTGGGCCATTCGTCCGTGA
- a CDS encoding DotU family type VI secretion system protein, with protein sequence MNGVNDMAVGPGGFVPPNPGGGNNGSGGNNGGIGGIGNGDATGMSPASRGLGQQPQSFTAWHDARRPHAGDTALAGNNPLVAAANPLLDLIPQIRATGHHDAPAQLREHLVDEVRRFETRAQQSGIAPEVIIGARYCLCTAVDEAAALTPWGGSIWSSQSLLVMFHNETWGGEKFFQLLSRLVQNPQQHLQLIELIYFCLAMGFEGRFRVIDNGRTQLETLKQRLLQIIRQTRGEIAVPLSPHWQDATAPVRRTRNWLPLWAVGAVAAVLLVLVFGVLTFSLAGRSDGAFSAVNAVRLPQTARAVALPAPQPRLQRFLEPEIRDGLLTVRDEADRSVVVLRGDGLFASGSDRVLDRYAPVLARVADALNSVEGNVLISGFSDDQPIRSVRFPSNWQLSQARADAVKKMIASRVTRPERLRAEGRGDADPLVPNDSPANRARNRRVEVTLLVAPVAAANATTAPQGGAR encoded by the coding sequence ATGAACGGTGTCAACGACATGGCTGTCGGTCCGGGTGGCTTCGTGCCGCCGAACCCGGGCGGCGGCAACAACGGCAGTGGTGGCAACAATGGCGGCATTGGAGGCATTGGCAATGGCGACGCGACGGGCATGTCCCCGGCATCGCGCGGCCTCGGCCAGCAGCCCCAGTCATTCACCGCATGGCATGACGCGCGGCGTCCGCATGCAGGCGACACGGCGCTCGCGGGCAACAACCCGCTCGTGGCGGCGGCCAATCCGCTGCTCGACCTGATTCCGCAGATTCGCGCCACGGGCCACCACGACGCGCCTGCGCAGTTGCGCGAGCACCTGGTCGACGAGGTCAGGCGATTCGAAACACGCGCGCAGCAAAGCGGCATTGCGCCCGAGGTGATCATCGGCGCGCGCTACTGCCTGTGCACTGCCGTCGATGAGGCCGCCGCGCTCACGCCGTGGGGCGGCAGCATCTGGTCGTCGCAGAGCCTGCTCGTGATGTTCCACAACGAGACCTGGGGCGGCGAAAAGTTCTTCCAGCTGCTGTCGCGCCTGGTGCAGAACCCGCAGCAGCATCTGCAGCTCATCGAGCTCATCTACTTCTGCCTGGCGATGGGTTTCGAAGGGCGTTTCCGCGTCATCGACAACGGCCGCACGCAGCTCGAAACGCTCAAGCAGCGGCTGCTGCAGATCATTCGGCAAACGCGCGGAGAAATTGCCGTGCCGCTGTCTCCGCACTGGCAGGACGCAACCGCGCCGGTGCGGCGCACGCGCAACTGGCTGCCGCTGTGGGCCGTGGGCGCCGTGGCGGCGGTGCTGCTGGTGCTGGTGTTCGGTGTGCTCACCTTCAGCCTGGCCGGCCGCTCCGACGGTGCGTTCTCGGCCGTGAACGCGGTGCGCCTGCCGCAGACCGCGCGTGCCGTGGCCTTGCCCGCGCCGCAGCCGCGCCTGCAGCGCTTTCTGGAACCCGAAATCCGCGACGGCCTGCTGACGGTGCGCGACGAGGCCGACCGCAGCGTGGTGGTGCTGCGCGGCGATGGCCTGTTCGCATCGGGTTCCGACCGCGTGCTCGACCGCTATGCGCCTGTGCTCGCGCGCGTGGCCGACGCGCTCAATTCCGTGGAAGGCAACGTGCTGATCAGCGGCTTCAGCGACGACCAGCCGATTCGCAGCGTGCGCTTTCCGTCCAACTGGCAGCTTTCGCAGGCGCGCGCCGATGCCGTCAAGAAAATGATTGCGAGCCGCGTGACCCGGCCTGAGCGCCTGCGCGCCGAAGGCCGCGGCGATGCCGATCCGCTGGTGCCCAACGATTCGCCGGCCAACCGCGCGCGCAACCGGCGGGTGGAAGTGACGCTGCTCGTGGCGCCCGTGGCGGCGGCCAACGCCACCACCGCGCCGCAGGGAGGAGCCCGCTGA
- the tssM gene encoding type VI secretion system membrane subunit TssM gives MLRAIFRFLVSRDLWVFFGLLALAFLIWVIGPVIAVGRYRPFESEFVRIVVIALMFTIWIARVLYRKWRERRLNAQLLNQLRTPTAKEKAAKPEDAPEIKELQSGFTDATAILKNMRFGSGAEGKAAGRFSVFDRQYLYQLPWYIFIGAPGSGKTTALVNSDLDFPLADQLGKAAVRGIGGTRNCDWWFTNEAVLIDTAGRYTTHESNRETDESEWKGFLDLLKKFRPRQPINGAILTISIADLPLADDAQRARHAMALRKRLLELRNDLGINFPVYVLVTKTDLLAGFNEYFGSLGRAERSQVWGFTFPIDANPADPAKADLRERFHQEYKLLHQRLDERLPELLAAEPDQMRRAQAYLLPQQFASFEDILGTFLADVFNPSKFEVAPMLRGVYFTSGTQEGTAFDRVMGAIKRYLQVNAPPAPPPGPGKSYFLKELLQQVIFRDAGVAGTNLRWYRRKRAIDLAGYSLIGVLLVVLLGACVNSWRNNTDYVAEVDNNAKAFNKAAARGELPTVVDSNSDIASSLLVLDRLRDLPKSSHFDIGDPPVSYRFGLYQGEKLQAATDGVYQRALESVLLPQAAQRVEQALREASKTDAEYSYEALKAYLMLYDAERYDADFLQAWLLTDVDRKIGAALTREQRANLETHLQALFAGRVVTSPFAKDDRLVVQTRDRLAGVPLAQRAYARLRRILLQTSPPNAFSIAEAGGAESALVIKRASGKPLTDGIPTLFTYRGYWDIFDKRMAETTLALEQEDRWVLQIRAPGMTDITSRELLLREVRRLYLTDYIRIWDEYLADIRLADSRSLLQSIQMTRVLSTSESPMSRLIRGAARETDLLRNHDEAARSLLDQAQNRVASTRERIEQLIGQPDGSQRRNTAPDRPESLVDNHFAPLRRMVTAPKAGGQAPIDATAALINELYTFLTATDTALRSGNIPPSGDAVTKVQAEAGRLPVPFQGMLNDLSATASSKAAAVTRQNIGQSAAATIGQFCNQAIAGRYPFSRGSNRDVAAGDFAQLFSPGGMMDDFFQKNLASQVDTSVNPWAFKKGVDGSSPGRSSYLDSFQRAQAIRDVFFTGMAGGRTPSFTIDIRPEDMDAALTQFTLDIDGQTVRYAHGPQAPSTVKWPGPRNSNQVRLQVTTANGTPAGGIVTEGPWALHRLFDKASVSAGRSPESFNATFDMQGKKVVLAVTANSVYNPLRLSQMSGFSCPGKS, from the coding sequence ATGCTGCGCGCGATTTTCCGTTTTCTCGTGAGCCGCGACCTGTGGGTCTTTTTCGGTCTGCTGGCTCTCGCGTTCCTGATCTGGGTCATCGGGCCCGTCATTGCGGTGGGCCGCTACCGGCCCTTCGAAAGCGAGTTCGTCCGCATCGTGGTCATCGCGCTGATGTTCACGATCTGGATTGCGCGGGTGCTCTACCGCAAGTGGCGCGAGCGGCGCCTCAACGCACAACTGCTCAACCAGCTGCGCACCCCCACCGCGAAGGAAAAGGCTGCCAAGCCCGAGGACGCACCCGAGATCAAGGAGCTGCAAAGCGGCTTCACCGATGCCACGGCCATACTGAAGAACATGCGCTTCGGCTCGGGTGCCGAAGGCAAGGCCGCGGGCCGCTTCTCGGTGTTCGACCGGCAGTACCTGTACCAGCTGCCCTGGTACATCTTCATCGGCGCACCGGGCTCGGGCAAGACCACTGCGCTGGTCAACTCCGACCTCGACTTTCCGCTGGCCGACCAGCTCGGCAAGGCCGCGGTGCGCGGCATTGGCGGCACGCGCAACTGCGACTGGTGGTTCACCAACGAGGCGGTGCTGATCGACACCGCGGGGCGCTACACCACGCACGAGAGCAACCGCGAGACCGACGAGAGCGAGTGGAAGGGTTTTCTCGATCTGCTGAAGAAGTTCCGCCCGCGCCAGCCGATCAACGGCGCAATCCTCACCATCAGCATTGCCGACCTGCCGCTGGCCGACGACGCGCAGCGCGCGCGCCACGCCATGGCGCTGCGCAAGCGGCTGCTCGAACTGCGCAACGACCTGGGCATCAACTTTCCGGTGTACGTGCTGGTTACCAAGACCGACTTGCTGGCCGGCTTCAACGAGTACTTCGGCTCGCTGGGCCGGGCCGAGCGCTCGCAGGTGTGGGGCTTTACCTTCCCCATCGATGCCAACCCGGCCGACCCTGCCAAGGCCGACCTGCGCGAGCGCTTTCACCAGGAATACAAGCTGCTGCACCAGCGCCTGGATGAGCGCCTGCCCGAACTGCTGGCGGCCGAGCCCGACCAGATGCGCCGCGCGCAGGCCTACCTGCTGCCGCAGCAATTCGCGAGCTTCGAGGACATCCTGGGCACCTTCCTGGCCGACGTGTTCAACCCCTCCAAGTTCGAAGTCGCGCCGATGCTGCGCGGCGTGTACTTCACCAGCGGCACGCAGGAGGGCACGGCCTTCGACCGCGTGATGGGCGCCATCAAGCGCTACCTGCAGGTCAACGCGCCGCCGGCGCCGCCGCCGGGCCCGGGCAAGAGCTACTTCTTGAAGGAGCTGCTGCAGCAGGTGATCTTCCGCGACGCGGGCGTGGCCGGAACCAACCTGCGCTGGTACCGGCGCAAGCGTGCCATCGACCTGGCCGGCTACAGCCTCATCGGCGTGCTGCTGGTGGTGTTGCTGGGCGCGTGCGTGAACAGCTGGCGCAACAACACCGACTACGTGGCCGAGGTCGACAACAACGCCAAGGCCTTCAACAAGGCCGCGGCGCGGGGCGAGTTGCCGACCGTGGTCGACTCCAACAGCGACATCGCCAGCTCGCTGCTGGTGCTCGACAGATTGCGCGACCTGCCCAAGTCGAGCCACTTCGACATCGGCGATCCGCCGGTGAGCTACCGCTTCGGCCTATATCAGGGCGAGAAGCTGCAGGCGGCGACCGACGGCGTCTACCAGCGCGCACTTGAAAGCGTGCTGTTGCCGCAGGCCGCCCAGCGCGTGGAGCAGGCGCTGCGCGAAGCCTCGAAGACCGATGCCGAATACAGCTACGAGGCGCTCAAGGCCTACCTCATGCTGTACGACGCCGAACGCTACGACGCCGACTTTCTGCAGGCGTGGCTGCTCACCGACGTGGACCGCAAGATAGGCGCGGCTCTTACGCGCGAGCAGCGCGCCAACCTCGAGACGCATCTGCAGGCGCTGTTTGCGGGGCGCGTGGTGACTTCGCCCTTTGCCAAGGACGACCGGCTCGTGGTGCAGACGCGCGACCGCCTAGCCGGCGTGCCGCTGGCGCAGCGCGCTTATGCGCGGCTGCGGCGCATCCTGCTGCAGACCAGTCCGCCCAACGCCTTCAGCATTGCGGAGGCGGGCGGGGCCGAGTCGGCGCTGGTCATCAAGCGCGCCAGCGGCAAGCCGCTGACCGATGGCATTCCGACGCTCTTCACCTATCGCGGCTACTGGGACATCTTCGACAAGCGCATGGCCGAGACCACGCTCGCGCTCGAGCAGGAAGACCGCTGGGTGCTGCAGATCCGTGCACCGGGCATGACGGACATCACCTCGCGCGAGCTGCTGCTGCGCGAGGTGCGCAGGCTCTATCTCACCGACTACATCCGCATCTGGGACGAGTACCTGGCCGACATTCGCCTGGCCGACAGCCGCTCGCTGCTGCAAAGCATCCAGATGACGCGCGTCCTCTCGACCTCCGAGTCGCCGATGTCGCGCCTCATTCGCGGCGCAGCGCGCGAGACCGACCTGCTGCGCAACCACGACGAGGCCGCGCGCAGCCTGCTCGACCAGGCGCAGAACCGCGTGGCCAGCACGCGCGAGCGCATCGAGCAGCTCATCGGCCAGCCCGACGGCAGCCAGCGCCGCAACACGGCGCCGGACCGGCCGGAGTCGCTGGTGGACAACCACTTTGCGCCGCTTCGCCGCATGGTGACCGCGCCCAAGGCCGGCGGGCAGGCCCCCATCGACGCGACCGCGGCGCTCATCAACGAGCTCTACACCTTCCTTACCGCCACCGACACCGCCTTGCGCAGCGGCAACATTCCGCCGTCCGGCGATGCGGTCACCAAGGTGCAGGCCGAAGCGGGCCGGCTGCCGGTGCCGTTCCAGGGCATGCTGAACGATCTTTCGGCCACCGCGTCGTCCAAGGCCGCGGCCGTGACGCGGCAGAACATCGGGCAGAGCGCGGCGGCCACCATCGGCCAGTTCTGCAACCAGGCCATTGCGGGGCGCTATCCGTTTTCGCGCGGCTCCAACCGCGATGTGGCGGCCGGCGACTTTGCGCAGCTGTTTTCGCCGGGCGGCATGATGGACGACTTCTTCCAGAAGAACCTCGCCTCGCAGGTCGACACTTCCGTCAACCCGTGGGCCTTCAAGAAGGGTGTGGACGGCAGCTCGCCGGGGCGCTCGTCGTATCTCGATTCGTTCCAGAGGGCGCAGGCGATCCGCGACGTGTTCTTTACCGGTATGGCCGGCGGCCGCACGCCGTCGTTCACCATCGACATCCGGCCCGAGGACATGGACGCCGCGCTCACCCAGTTCACGCTCGACATCGACGGACAGACGGTGCGCTACGCGCACGGCCCGCAGGCGCCCAGCACCGTGAAGTGGCCCGGCCCGCGCAACAGCAACCAGGTGCGGCTGCAGGTAACCACCGCCAACGGCACGCCGGCCGGCGGCATCGTCACCGAAGGGCCGTGGGCGCTGCACCGGCTTTTCGACAAGGCCTCGGTCTCGGCCGGCAGGTCGCCCGAGTCGTTCAACGCGACCTTCGACATGCAGGGCAAGAAGGTGGTGCTCGCAGTGACCGCGAACAGCGTCTACAACCCGCTGCGCCTCAGCCAGATGAGCGGTTTCTCATGCCCGGGAAAGTCGTGA
- the tagF gene encoding type VI secretion system-associated protein TagF — MNSGFPSSHAWVPADEQIGWYGKLPAAGDFLYRRMPRELQAWWDRWMQNGLGSFKRWPDAMTRHYVVAPVWNFAIPATQGVDAVQFGCIAPSCDRVGRYYPVCVTLQVAASSYRPSMLEGSAAWYWQCGTALLQAIRHSVAPDQFDQQVLAAAHGGFQTASGGSDDILSILGAAAGGAGAAAQQRLGWPELPLCFDAFGSTSYWWTNQADGSPLRTAAHGGGLNTPLFSKLFSQGHVPWA, encoded by the coding sequence ATGAACAGCGGCTTTCCCTCGTCGCATGCGTGGGTGCCGGCCGACGAGCAGATCGGCTGGTACGGCAAGCTGCCAGCGGCCGGCGACTTTCTCTACCGCCGCATGCCGCGCGAGCTGCAGGCCTGGTGGGACCGCTGGATGCAGAACGGCCTCGGTTCCTTCAAGCGCTGGCCCGACGCGATGACGCGACACTACGTCGTCGCGCCGGTCTGGAACTTTGCGATTCCGGCCACCCAGGGCGTGGACGCGGTGCAGTTCGGCTGCATTGCGCCAAGCTGCGATCGCGTGGGGCGCTATTACCCCGTGTGCGTCACGCTGCAGGTGGCCGCATCGAGCTACCGGCCCTCCATGCTCGAAGGCTCGGCCGCCTGGTACTGGCAATGCGGCACCGCCTTGCTTCAGGCCATTCGCCATAGCGTGGCGCCCGACCAGTTCGACCAGCAGGTGCTGGCCGCGGCGCACGGCGGGTTCCAGACCGCGAGCGGCGGCTCGGACGACATCCTGTCGATCCTCGGGGCCGCAGCCGGAGGCGCCGGCGCGGCGGCCCAGCAGCGCCTGGGCTGGCCCGAACTTCCGCTGTGCTTCGATGCCTTCGGAAGCACCAGCTACTGGTGGACCAACCAGGCGGACGGCTCGCCGCTTCGCACCGCCGCCCACGGCGGGGGCCTGAACACGCCATTGTTTTCGAAGTTGTTTTCACAGGGGCATGTGCCATGGGCATGA